One Lentisphaera araneosa HTCC2155 genomic region harbors:
- a CDS encoding vWA domain-containing protein produces MTFLNPAALWAFLSLIPLIALYFFKVRPEKKSTTALFLWNQIFEEKKQNGLFKNMRDLISLLILILAFSAIILAMAQPSLNLDDSDQNLVIIIDNSASMGSLEEGKSRLEDAKEKAINMVKSLSSSQTALITSISNSLQIKVDATSNRRSLIKGIEAISQSQNPLNAQELQAIAKNKSIIANSRFIFISDTCFQGSDKIDQLELVKVGSPRENIGITAFDIRQIPGENNKLGIFFQVTSSFDQIQEIELHLAHQDPNQLVKIIPITVEPGLNEAKVMDLSDQGTGAWFLKHELSDALAIDNLAFAQLDPPSPVRIQLDLDQNQAFFKRCVDAFQSAGQSMKAVTQSPEISISSNGENTGINKIIFSPQGTSPYWQGEPRPLDNTLPKVLLPEHPAIKFCPLDTLTFDGAQEISAPKNSVILVENEDKTPLLYKTTVEGTNAIVVNMDPAKAQLYFNIYFPVLVYSLSYDLSGRDDMKKSNHLTGDILELPVVQNLQGPSGELDSEQKLLKLNEVGFYQFTKAGKEEQFAVSLNNKFESSIFNKLSKSNAKAINSSFPIGDSLLIVALILIACEAMLYHRRKLG; encoded by the coding sequence ATGACCTTTCTCAACCCTGCGGCACTCTGGGCTTTTTTATCACTCATCCCCCTGATTGCACTCTATTTTTTCAAAGTTCGCCCCGAAAAGAAGTCAACGACCGCCCTCTTTTTGTGGAATCAGATCTTTGAAGAAAAAAAGCAAAATGGCTTATTTAAAAATATGCGAGATCTCATCAGTCTACTGATTCTCATTCTCGCGTTTTCCGCAATCATCTTGGCCATGGCACAACCCTCCCTCAATCTTGATGACAGTGACCAAAACCTCGTCATTATTATTGACAATAGCGCTAGCATGGGCAGCCTCGAAGAAGGAAAAAGTCGCTTAGAAGATGCCAAAGAAAAAGCCATCAACATGGTAAAAAGTCTCTCTTCTTCGCAAACTGCACTAATTACTTCCATTTCTAATTCACTGCAAATCAAAGTTGATGCCACCAGCAATCGCCGCAGTCTGATTAAGGGCATTGAAGCCATCAGCCAAAGTCAGAACCCTCTAAATGCTCAAGAACTCCAGGCCATTGCCAAAAACAAATCCATTATTGCCAATTCGCGTTTTATCTTCATTTCTGACACCTGCTTTCAAGGTTCGGATAAAATTGATCAACTCGAATTAGTAAAAGTGGGTAGCCCCCGTGAAAACATCGGCATTACCGCTTTTGATATCCGCCAAATACCCGGTGAAAACAATAAGCTCGGGATCTTCTTTCAAGTCACGAGTAGCTTCGATCAAATCCAAGAAATTGAACTTCACCTCGCCCATCAAGATCCTAATCAGCTCGTCAAAATCATTCCCATCACTGTTGAGCCCGGCCTCAATGAGGCCAAAGTCATGGACCTCTCGGATCAAGGCACTGGCGCCTGGTTTCTCAAACATGAACTTAGCGATGCCCTCGCCATTGATAACCTAGCTTTCGCACAATTAGATCCCCCTTCGCCCGTGCGCATCCAACTCGACTTAGATCAAAATCAAGCCTTTTTCAAACGCTGCGTCGACGCCTTTCAAAGTGCCGGTCAATCCATGAAAGCCGTGACTCAATCTCCCGAAATCAGCATTTCCTCCAATGGTGAAAATACCGGAATCAATAAAATCATTTTTTCTCCTCAAGGAACTTCCCCTTATTGGCAAGGCGAACCCCGCCCCCTCGACAATACTTTACCCAAAGTTCTTTTGCCCGAGCACCCCGCGATTAAGTTTTGTCCCCTCGATACGCTGACTTTTGATGGGGCCCAAGAAATCTCTGCTCCAAAGAACTCCGTCATCCTCGTCGAAAACGAAGATAAAACTCCCCTGCTCTACAAAACTACTGTCGAGGGCACCAACGCCATTGTGGTGAACATGGACCCCGCCAAAGCGCAACTCTACTTCAACATCTATTTCCCCGTCTTAGTTTACTCACTCTCCTATGACCTTAGTGGTCGAGACGATATGAAAAAATCTAATCATCTCACAGGTGATATCCTAGAGCTTCCCGTAGTACAAAATTTACAGGGTCCCAGTGGAGAACTGGACTCAGAGCAAAAACTTCTAAAACTCAATGAAGTGGGTTTCTACCAATTCACTAAAGCCGGCAAAGAAGAACAATTTGCGGTTTCTTTAAATAATAAATTTGAATCAAGTATTTTTAATAAGCTCAGCAAATCAAATGCCAAAGCGATTAATTCGAGTTTCCCCATCGGCGACTCCCTCTTAATTGTAGCGCTTATCCTCATCGCCTGCGAAGCCATGCTCTACCACAGAAGGAAGCTCGGTTAA
- a CDS encoding DUF58 domain-containing protein gives MLLTDPQFIKRLEMLALLARKVLNGELKADRKSNKKGSGTTFADYQEYSQGDDLRNIDWNIAARLEQLVIKLFELEEDVQINILLDLSHSMASKQLYAKQLAAALSYIALSNTDRLTVYGIADSLQTVLKPSHGKSKIFPMLNSLEESILFGQDTKFLTSIKTLQAKLKRPAVCVVISDFLVEDGYKKALDLLRWSKNDVFCIQVLDPSELDCNLRGDLELECVETKAMKKVTVSPAEAAKFNQLMAEWNETLKNDCAKSGIGLIQTTTETPFETVIQSILRRGGLVA, from the coding sequence ATGCTTTTAACCGATCCACAGTTCATCAAGCGCCTCGAGATGCTTGCCCTCTTGGCACGCAAAGTCCTCAATGGGGAACTCAAAGCTGACCGCAAAAGTAATAAGAAGGGTAGCGGAACCACCTTTGCCGATTACCAAGAATATAGTCAAGGCGACGACCTCAGGAATATTGACTGGAATATTGCCGCGCGCCTCGAGCAGCTCGTCATCAAACTCTTTGAACTCGAAGAAGACGTGCAAATCAATATTTTGCTCGACCTCAGTCATTCCATGGCATCAAAACAACTTTACGCCAAGCAACTCGCCGCCGCCCTCTCCTATATTGCTCTCAGCAATACAGATCGCCTCACGGTTTATGGCATTGCGGACTCACTTCAAACCGTGCTCAAACCTAGTCATGGTAAAAGCAAAATTTTCCCGATGCTCAATAGTCTGGAAGAAAGCATTCTTTTTGGTCAAGACACAAAGTTTCTTACTTCAATCAAAACCCTACAAGCCAAGCTCAAACGCCCCGCAGTCTGTGTAGTCATCTCTGATTTCTTGGTGGAAGATGGTTACAAAAAAGCTCTCGACCTGCTACGTTGGTCAAAAAATGATGTCTTCTGTATTCAAGTTCTCGATCCCAGTGAACTCGACTGCAATTTACGTGGTGATCTCGAGCTAGAATGTGTCGAAACCAAAGCCATGAAAAAAGTGACTGTGAGCCCTGCGGAAGCCGCAAAATTTAATCAGCTCATGGCTGAGTGGAACGAAACCCTCAAAAACGATTGTGCCAAATCGGGCATCGGCCTCATTCAAACCACCACTGAAACGCCTTTTGAAACCGTGATCCAGAGTATCCTACGCCGTGGAGGCCTTGTCGCATGA
- a CDS encoding AAA family ATPase, whose translation MSVTYENEAVEKEVTEFRSTFTALKEEIGKFIVGQEEVVNHVLISIIAGGHVLLEGVPGLGKTALVNTISKAIHLDSKRIQFTPDLLPADILGTNILVERDGEKVFEFQKGPVFTNILLADEINRATPKTQSALLETMQEKTVTVANKTHILDKPYFVLATQNPLEMDGTYPLPEAQLDRFFFKLDVKMPNHDEFSAILDRTTGLTRPEIKPITNGERIIEMGKTACQVPIADDVKNYLIKLAISTHPEKDQSPNVVKQYIRYGVSPRAAQSILLAARIHALISGRYHVAKEDINAVAIPAMRHRMLLSFEGEAEGITTEQIIKDIIELLK comes from the coding sequence ATGTCAGTCACATACGAAAACGAGGCCGTTGAGAAAGAGGTAACAGAATTTAGAAGTACTTTTACTGCCCTCAAAGAAGAGATCGGCAAGTTCATTGTTGGTCAAGAAGAAGTGGTCAATCACGTCCTCATCTCGATTATTGCTGGGGGTCACGTTCTTCTCGAGGGTGTTCCAGGCCTCGGTAAAACTGCCTTGGTTAATACGATTTCGAAAGCCATTCACCTCGACTCAAAACGCATTCAATTCACTCCTGACTTGCTCCCCGCCGATATACTCGGCACCAATATTCTTGTGGAACGCGATGGCGAAAAAGTTTTTGAATTCCAAAAAGGTCCAGTATTTACCAATATCCTTTTGGCAGACGAGATCAACCGTGCCACGCCTAAGACTCAGTCGGCACTACTCGAAACTATGCAGGAAAAAACGGTTACCGTTGCCAACAAAACTCATATCCTCGATAAACCCTACTTCGTTTTGGCCACTCAGAACCCACTCGAAATGGATGGCACCTACCCCCTTCCTGAAGCTCAGCTGGACCGCTTTTTCTTTAAGCTCGATGTCAAAATGCCCAACCACGATGAATTCTCTGCAATCCTCGATCGTACCACGGGTTTAACACGTCCAGAAATTAAGCCCATCACCAATGGCGAACGCATTATCGAAATGGGCAAAACGGCTTGCCAGGTGCCCATTGCCGACGACGTCAAAAACTACCTAATCAAACTCGCTATTTCGACTCACCCTGAGAAAGACCAATCACCTAATGTAGTTAAGCAGTACATCCGCTATGGCGTTTCGCCTCGTGCGGCCCAATCCATTTTACTCGCCGCTCGCATTCACGCCCTTATCTCTGGTCGCTATCACGTGGCTAAAGAGGACATCAACGCCGTTGCGATCCCCGCAATGAGGCACCGTATGTTGCTCAGCTTCGAAGGGGAGGCCGAAGGCATCACAACTGAACAAATTATTAAAGACATCATCGAATTACTCAAATAA